A region of Microbacterium suwonense DNA encodes the following proteins:
- a CDS encoding efflux RND transporter permease subunit, translated as MVALITILIAGFGVFSMTQLKQELIPSLSLPQTTVVTMVPGASPEVMDEQVSVPISRAITDLDNVEQVVATSSSSMSMVSIAYTYGTDANEFRASVEQALNSISATLPSDADPQLISGSTSDIPVIFMTASGSEDDITALSNTLTDTVVPKLESISGVRSAAVSGGAVERVVITPDQAALATNGLGPQALSEALKANGVTLPLGSVTEDGASLPVQGGTAVESLDAITGLPLASQTQPGTVITIGDVATVELVTEPQTSLTRMDGEEALSISITANQDADIVAISHAIGDAIAELEDEVPGLSLTIVFDQAPFIEESIQHLAIEGLLGLLFAIVVILIFLLSLRSTIVTAISIPLSVLVTFIGLNLGGHSLNMLTLGALTIAIGRVVDDSIVVIENIKRHLSYGEEKVHAILTAVREVAGAITSSTLTTVAVFLPIALVGGMVGELFAPFALTVTIAMLSSLLVALTIVPVLSYWFLRAPKDVTNVEAVRLAAEEKEHNSWLQRGYKPILRGTQKHPVITIVSSVLLLVITVSLVPLLKVDFLGSTGQNMIMATQTFPAGSDLDTVSDGARDVEDALLDIDGVEDVMLMAGSSGGGSGDFSALLGGGGGTATFIVNTDSKADQSALQDKVRDRLAELDGPGEVSLMDAASMGGFGGSVDVLVTGTNDADLAEAAEAAYAALEDTPHTTEVSSDLAPAQPITQVTVDRKVALEHGFTEIQLLGMVGSILSPQSIGNVTIDNEEYRIFLDAAPAPETIAELQDLQIPTATGMVPLTELASVEKVTVATSLTRQDGDLVATISLTPAEGELGAVTTEVQERIDGLDLPAGTTATIGGLAQTQQESFQQLGLAMLIAIAIVFLLLVATFRSLAQPLILLVSIPFAATGAIVLLLLTGKPLGISALIGMLMLIGIVVTNAIVLIDLVNQYRKQGQSVRDAVFNGARQRLRPILMTALATIFALIPMALGVTGSSGFISQDLAIVVIGGLISSTLLTLLLVPVLYLLFEDGRERRRVKKQQAQRPVTAGTGLPSAGASGEPSAAQS; from the coding sequence TTGGTCGCGCTCATCACCATCCTGATCGCCGGGTTCGGCGTGTTCTCGATGACGCAGCTCAAGCAGGAGCTCATCCCCTCGCTCTCGCTCCCCCAGACCACGGTGGTGACCATGGTTCCGGGCGCCAGCCCCGAGGTGATGGATGAGCAGGTGAGCGTGCCGATCTCACGCGCGATCACCGATCTCGACAACGTCGAGCAGGTCGTCGCCACCTCCTCGTCGAGCATGTCGATGGTCTCGATCGCGTACACCTACGGCACCGACGCGAACGAGTTCCGGGCCTCGGTCGAGCAGGCACTGAACTCCATCTCTGCGACGCTCCCGAGCGACGCAGACCCGCAACTGATCTCGGGCAGCACCTCCGACATCCCGGTGATCTTCATGACCGCTTCGGGGTCGGAAGATGACATCACGGCCCTGTCCAACACGCTCACGGACACCGTGGTCCCCAAACTCGAGTCGATCTCGGGTGTGCGCTCTGCCGCAGTTTCGGGCGGCGCGGTCGAGCGGGTCGTGATCACGCCGGATCAGGCGGCGCTCGCGACGAACGGTCTGGGCCCGCAGGCGCTCAGCGAGGCGCTCAAGGCGAACGGGGTGACGCTGCCGCTCGGCAGCGTCACCGAGGACGGGGCGTCGCTGCCGGTGCAGGGCGGTACTGCGGTCGAATCCCTCGACGCCATCACGGGGCTGCCGCTCGCCAGCCAGACGCAGCCCGGCACGGTGATCACCATTGGCGACGTCGCAACCGTCGAGCTCGTCACCGAGCCGCAGACCTCGCTCACCCGGATGGACGGCGAGGAGGCGCTGTCGATCTCGATCACCGCGAACCAGGACGCCGACATCGTCGCGATCTCCCACGCGATCGGCGACGCGATCGCCGAGCTCGAAGACGAGGTGCCCGGCCTCTCGCTCACGATCGTGTTCGATCAGGCCCCGTTCATCGAGGAATCGATCCAGCATCTCGCGATCGAGGGCCTGCTCGGCCTGCTCTTCGCGATCGTCGTCATCCTGATCTTCCTGCTGTCGCTGCGCTCCACGATCGTCACCGCGATCTCGATCCCGCTGTCGGTGCTGGTGACCTTCATCGGCCTGAATCTCGGCGGGCACTCGCTGAACATGCTCACCCTCGGTGCTCTCACGATCGCGATCGGCCGCGTGGTCGACGACTCGATCGTCGTCATCGAGAACATCAAACGGCACCTCTCCTACGGGGAGGAGAAGGTGCACGCGATCCTCACCGCCGTGCGCGAGGTCGCCGGCGCGATCACGTCCTCCACACTGACGACCGTGGCCGTGTTCCTGCCGATCGCCCTGGTCGGCGGAATGGTGGGCGAGCTGTTCGCCCCGTTCGCGCTGACGGTCACGATCGCGATGCTGTCGTCGCTGCTCGTGGCGCTCACGATCGTCCCGGTGCTGTCGTACTGGTTCCTGCGCGCGCCGAAGGACGTCACCAACGTCGAGGCGGTGCGTCTCGCAGCTGAGGAGAAGGAGCACAACAGCTGGCTGCAGCGCGGCTACAAGCCGATCCTGCGCGGCACCCAGAAGCACCCGGTCATCACGATCGTCTCCTCCGTGCTGCTGCTCGTGATCACCGTGTCGCTGGTTCCCCTGTTGAAGGTCGACTTCCTGGGGAGCACCGGGCAGAACATGATCATGGCCACCCAGACCTTCCCCGCAGGCTCCGACCTCGACACCGTCTCCGACGGCGCCCGCGACGTCGAGGATGCGCTGCTCGACATCGACGGCGTGGAAGACGTCATGCTCATGGCCGGTTCCAGCGGGGGCGGCTCGGGCGACTTCTCCGCCCTTCTCGGCGGAGGCGGCGGCACGGCCACCTTCATCGTGAACACCGACTCGAAGGCGGACCAGAGCGCACTGCAGGACAAGGTGCGCGACCGCCTCGCGGAGCTAGACGGTCCCGGCGAGGTGAGCCTCATGGACGCCGCGTCGATGGGCGGCTTCGGCGGCTCGGTCGACGTGCTCGTCACCGGCACCAACGACGCCGATCTCGCCGAGGCGGCGGAGGCCGCCTATGCAGCGCTCGAGGACACGCCCCACACCACTGAGGTGTCGAGCGATCTCGCCCCCGCGCAACCGATCACCCAGGTCACGGTCGACCGGAAGGTCGCCCTCGAGCACGGCTTCACCGAGATCCAGCTGCTCGGCATGGTCGGCAGCATCCTCTCCCCGCAGAGCATCGGCAACGTCACCATCGACAACGAGGAGTACCGCATCTTCCTCGACGCGGCCCCGGCGCCCGAGACCATCGCGGAGCTCCAAGATCTGCAGATCCCCACGGCAACGGGCATGGTGCCGCTGACCGAGCTCGCATCGGTGGAGAAGGTCACCGTGGCGACATCGCTGACCCGTCAGGACGGCGACCTCGTCGCGACGATCTCACTCACCCCCGCAGAGGGCGAGCTGGGAGCAGTGACCACCGAGGTGCAGGAGCGAATCGACGGCCTCGACCTGCCGGCCGGCACCACCGCGACCATCGGCGGCCTGGCGCAGACCCAGCAGGAATCCTTCCAACAGCTCGGACTCGCGATGCTGATCGCGATCGCGATCGTGTTCCTGCTGCTCGTCGCCACCTTCCGCTCCCTCGCGCAACCGCTCATCCTGCTCGTGTCGATCCCGTTCGCCGCGACCGGCGCGATCGTGCTGCTGCTGCTCACAGGCAAGCCGCTGGGCATCTCGGCGCTCATCGGCATGCTCATGCTGATCGGCATCGTGGTCACGAACGCGATCGTGCTCATCGACCTCGTGAACCAGTACCGCAAGCAGGGGCAGAGCGTGCGCGACGCCGTGTTCAACGGCGCCCGCCAGCGCCTGCGCCCGATCCTGATGACCGCACTCGCGACGATCTTCGCCCTCATCCCAATGGCACTCGGCGTGACCGGATCGAGCGGCTTCATCAGCCAGGACCTCGCGATCGTCGTGATCGGCGGCCTCATCTCCTCGACACTGCTCACCCTGCTGCTCGTGCCGGTGCTCTACCTGCTCTTCGAGGACGGCCGGGAACGCCGCCGGGTCAAGAAGCAGCAGGCGCAGCGGCCGGTCACGGCAGGTACCGGCCTGCCGAGCGCGGGAGCATCGGGCGAGCCGAGCGCAGCGCAGTCATAG
- a CDS encoding TetR family transcriptional regulator — MIAARAGISTRTFFNYFPSKEDAALGLQPLHVPDHAAAAFREGDGDLFERAVRLTMEVIRTAVPDDGLGERRSELIRTLPELRGRLKHFSTTAGELIEPVLIEELTRRTLIDEDVHAQDIHDAATALRMVAGTVVRFAFVKNPSAWSGTTTESLTSATALFREVIQNPS; from the coding sequence ATGATCGCGGCGCGGGCCGGCATCTCCACCCGGACGTTCTTCAACTATTTCCCCAGCAAGGAGGACGCCGCCCTGGGGCTGCAGCCGCTGCACGTCCCCGACCATGCGGCCGCAGCGTTCCGCGAGGGAGACGGCGACCTGTTCGAGCGCGCGGTGCGACTCACGATGGAGGTCATCCGCACCGCCGTTCCCGACGACGGTCTCGGTGAGCGGCGATCCGAGCTCATCCGCACCCTGCCTGAGCTGCGCGGGCGCCTCAAGCACTTCTCCACGACCGCCGGCGAACTCATCGAGCCTGTCCTGATCGAGGAGCTCACGAGACGAACCCTGATCGACGAAGACGTGCATGCACAGGACATCCACGATGCCGCAACCGCGCTGCGGATGGTCGCCGGCACCGTGGTCCGTTTTGCCTTCGTCAAGAACCCCAGCGCGTGGTCCGGGACCACGACCGAGTCGCTGACATCCGCCACCGCCCTATTCCGAGAGGTCATCCAGAACCCATCATGA
- a CDS encoding MDR family MFS transporter encodes MTDAKIQPSAEAATAKRNILLLFSTLMIVMLLASLSQMVLSSALPTIVGEMHGVEHMTWVITAYMLASTITMPVYGKISDLVGRKPMLIAAIVLFVAGSVVGGLAQDMNSLIIGRLVQGLGGGGLMILSQAAIADVVPARERGKYMGIMGGVFAVSSVAGPLLGGWLTEGPGWRWAFWMNVPLGILAVVATIVLLRLPKLNRTERPRIDYLGMMLLAIATSTLVLVGTWGGSMYEWGSPQIIGLIIATVVVGALFVLVESRASEPVMPLSLFKDRNFNVTTIAGLLIAVAMFGAVGYLPTYFQMAVGASATAAGLLMIPMMAALLLTSIVTGAVISKTGKYKLLPIVGTVIVALGVGMLATVQVDTPVALICVYMAVMGVGLGTSMQILTLVVQNSFPHKMVGTATAANNYFRQVGSSLGSAVVGSIFATRLTSLITEKLPSGGAGPSDGANSLTPELIKSLPEPIRNLIVESYNEALIPIFIYMVPLAVITAVLLCFVKEKPLATEINAEIIPESLAEGQLIADEELLDGLEESVAPAGAGTTQVQRPRLRQIAEN; translated from the coding sequence ATGACAGACGCCAAGATCCAGCCGTCGGCGGAAGCCGCGACGGCGAAACGCAACATCCTCCTGCTGTTCTCCACCCTGATGATCGTGATGCTGCTGGCGTCGCTGAGCCAGATGGTGCTCTCCAGCGCCCTGCCCACGATCGTCGGCGAGATGCACGGCGTGGAGCACATGACCTGGGTGATCACGGCGTACATGCTCGCCTCCACGATCACGATGCCGGTCTACGGCAAGATCAGCGACCTCGTCGGTCGCAAGCCGATGCTGATCGCCGCGATCGTGCTCTTCGTGGCCGGCTCGGTCGTCGGCGGCCTCGCGCAGGACATGAACTCCCTCATCATCGGACGGCTCGTGCAAGGCCTCGGCGGCGGCGGCCTCATGATCCTCTCGCAGGCCGCGATCGCCGACGTCGTGCCCGCCCGCGAACGCGGCAAGTACATGGGCATCATGGGCGGCGTGTTCGCCGTCTCCTCGGTCGCGGGCCCGCTGCTCGGCGGCTGGCTCACCGAAGGGCCCGGCTGGCGGTGGGCGTTCTGGATGAACGTTCCCCTGGGTATCCTGGCCGTCGTCGCCACCATCGTCCTGCTGCGCCTGCCGAAGCTGAACCGCACCGAGCGGCCGAGGATCGACTACCTCGGTATGATGCTCCTGGCGATCGCGACCTCGACGCTGGTGCTGGTCGGCACCTGGGGCGGGTCGATGTACGAGTGGGGGTCGCCGCAGATCATCGGGCTGATCATCGCCACGGTCGTCGTCGGCGCCCTGTTCGTGCTCGTCGAGTCCCGCGCTTCTGAGCCGGTCATGCCGCTGAGCCTGTTCAAGGACCGGAACTTCAACGTGACCACGATCGCGGGCCTGCTCATCGCGGTCGCGATGTTCGGTGCCGTCGGCTACCTCCCCACCTACTTCCAGATGGCGGTCGGGGCGAGCGCGACGGCGGCGGGCCTGCTCATGATCCCGATGATGGCGGCGCTGCTGCTCACCTCCATCGTCACCGGTGCGGTGATCTCGAAGACCGGGAAGTACAAGCTGCTCCCGATCGTGGGCACGGTCATCGTCGCCCTCGGCGTCGGAATGCTCGCGACCGTGCAGGTCGACACCCCGGTCGCCCTGATCTGCGTCTACATGGCCGTGATGGGCGTCGGGCTCGGCACGAGCATGCAGATCCTCACCCTCGTCGTGCAGAACTCCTTCCCGCACAAGATGGTCGGCACCGCGACCGCGGCGAACAACTACTTCCGTCAGGTCGGCAGCAGCCTCGGCTCCGCCGTCGTCGGTTCGATCTTCGCCACCCGGCTCACGTCGCTGATCACCGAGAAGCTGCCCAGCGGCGGGGCCGGCCCCTCCGACGGCGCGAACTCGCTGACCCCGGAACTGATCAAGTCCCTGCCGGAACCCATCCGCAACCTCATCGTCGAGTCCTACAACGAGGCGCTCATCCCGATCTTCATCTACATGGTGCCTCTGGCCGTCATCACCGCCGTGCTGCTGTGCTTCGTGAAGGAGAAGCCGCTCGCCACCGAGATCAACGCCGAGATCATCCCGGAATCCCTCGCCGAGGGCCAGCTGATCGCAGACGAGGAACTGCTAGACGGGCTGGAAGAGTCAGTTGCGCCCGCCGGGGCGGGGACGACGCAGGTTCAGCGACCGCGCCTCCGGCAGATCGCTGAGAACTGA
- a CDS encoding MarR family winged helix-turn-helix transcriptional regulator, translated as MDSSANFTFVPESHGSHADATQRLDDALADFVAGVRRMYADAAGQVAPGLPPSAYKLLLTISRIGPVSLSTLVERFASDKGQMSRQVRDLETLGLVERTADSSDGRIRLIAMTPLGIARMTAARAPYRQQLAAVLSDRSPESISDLAELLQALTRRGITPPH; from the coding sequence ATGGATAGCTCGGCGAATTTCACTTTCGTGCCGGAATCGCACGGATCACATGCCGACGCGACGCAGCGCCTCGACGACGCGCTTGCGGACTTCGTGGCAGGTGTGCGCCGCATGTATGCAGACGCCGCGGGACAGGTCGCTCCGGGTCTCCCGCCTTCGGCCTACAAACTGCTGTTGACGATCTCACGGATCGGCCCCGTGAGTCTGTCGACACTGGTCGAACGCTTTGCTTCGGACAAGGGTCAGATGAGCCGGCAGGTCAGAGATCTCGAAACGCTCGGCCTCGTGGAACGTACAGCCGACTCGAGCGATGGTCGGATCCGGCTGATTGCAATGACCCCGCTCGGTATCGCCCGGATGACGGCAGCCCGCGCCCCTTACCGGCAACAGCTCGCCGCGGTGCTCTCGGATCGCTCGCCCGAGTCGATCAGTGATCTTGCGGAGCTGCTGCAGGCACTCACCAGGCGCGGGATCACCCCGCCCCACTGA
- a CDS encoding L-rhamnose mutarotase, whose protein sequence is MTRIAFQLQVRPELLDEYLARHSTVWPEMLAEIAASGRRNYSLFLAPGGVLFGSYETDDDAASQAYLAASEVAARWEAEMSRFFVGLDGRADQAATPLTEVFHLETQLAAAESTES, encoded by the coding sequence ATGACCCGCATCGCCTTCCAGCTGCAGGTGCGCCCCGAACTGCTCGACGAGTACCTCGCTCGCCACTCGACGGTGTGGCCCGAGATGCTCGCCGAGATCGCAGCATCCGGTCGCCGGAACTACTCGCTCTTCCTCGCACCCGGCGGCGTGCTCTTCGGCAGCTATGAGACCGACGACGATGCCGCCTCTCAGGCCTACCTCGCGGCATCCGAGGTCGCCGCCCGCTGGGAGGCCGAGATGAGCCGCTTCTTCGTCGGCCTCGACGGCCGCGCCGACCAGGCGGCCACCCCGCTCACCGAAGTCTTCCACCTCGAAACCCAGCTGGCTGCAGCAGAAAGCACCGAATCATGA
- the rhaI gene encoding L-rhamnose isomerase, producing MSILTPEILTELEKQSIELPSWAFGNSGTRFRVFGTPGTPRDPFEKISDAAQVHKHTALAPSVALHIPWDMCDFGDLRKHAEDLGVRLGTINSNTFQDEDYKFGALTHEDAAVRRKAIDHHLECIEVMDATGSRDLKIWLAEGSNYPGQADMRARQDRLHESLSTIYAALGDDQRLVLEYKFFEPSFYHTDVPDWGTSYTQVAALGEKAMVCLDTGHHAPGTNIEFIVMQLLRLGKLGSFDFNSRFYADDDLIVGAADPFQLFRILFEVVRGGGLNNPDVAFMLDQCHNIEDKIPGQIRSVLNVQEMTARALLVDREALAAAQSANDVLGANAVFMDAFYTDVRPALAEWRERRGLPADPMAAFAASGYLAQIAAERVGGTQAGWGA from the coding sequence ATGAGCATCCTCACCCCCGAGATCCTGACCGAACTCGAGAAGCAGTCCATCGAACTGCCCTCGTGGGCCTTCGGCAACTCCGGCACCCGCTTCCGGGTGTTCGGCACCCCGGGCACCCCGCGCGACCCCTTCGAGAAGATCTCCGACGCCGCGCAGGTGCACAAGCACACGGCCCTCGCCCCGAGCGTGGCCCTGCACATCCCGTGGGACATGTGCGACTTCGGCGACCTGCGCAAGCATGCCGAGGATCTGGGCGTGCGCCTGGGCACCATCAACTCGAACACCTTCCAGGACGAGGACTACAAGTTCGGCGCGCTCACGCATGAAGACGCGGCGGTGCGCCGCAAGGCGATCGACCATCACCTCGAGTGCATCGAGGTGATGGACGCCACCGGCTCCCGCGACCTGAAGATCTGGCTGGCCGAGGGGTCCAACTACCCCGGCCAGGCCGACATGCGCGCCCGCCAGGACCGCCTGCACGAATCGCTCTCGACCATCTACGCGGCCCTCGGCGACGACCAGCGTCTGGTGCTGGAGTACAAGTTCTTCGAGCCGTCGTTCTACCACACCGACGTCCCCGACTGGGGCACCAGCTACACGCAGGTGGCCGCGCTGGGCGAGAAGGCGATGGTGTGCCTGGACACCGGCCACCACGCCCCAGGGACGAACATCGAGTTCATCGTCATGCAACTGCTGCGCCTGGGCAAGCTCGGCTCGTTCGATTTCAACTCGCGCTTCTACGCCGACGACGACCTCATCGTCGGAGCCGCCGACCCGTTCCAGCTGTTCCGCATCCTCTTCGAGGTGGTCCGCGGCGGCGGCCTGAACAACCCAGACGTCGCGTTCATGCTCGACCAGTGCCACAACATCGAGGACAAGATCCCCGGCCAGATCCGCTCCGTGCTGAACGTGCAGGAGATGACCGCCCGCGCACTGCTCGTCGACCGCGAGGCCCTCGCGGCCGCACAGTCCGCGAACGACGTGCTCGGCGCCAACGCCGTCTTCATGGACGCGTTCTACACCGACGTCCGCCCCGCGCTCGCGGAATGGCGCGAGCGCCGCGGGCTCCCCGCCGACCCGATGGCTGCCTTCGCAGCATCCGGCTACCTCGCCCAGATCGCCGCCGAACGCGTCGGCGGCACCCAGGCCGGCTGGGGCGCTTGA
- a CDS encoding bifunctional aldolase/short-chain dehydrogenase, with the protein MTNPTAAALIARSNRLGADPKNTNYAGGNTSAKGTETDPVTGQPVELLWVKGSGGDLGTLTEQGLAVLRLDRFRSLVNVYPGVDREDEMVAAFDYCLHGKGGAAPSIDTAMHGLVDAAHVDHLHPDSGIAIATAADGPELTAKIFGDKVVWVPWRRPGFQLGLDIAKIKAEHPQAIGCILGGHGITAWGDTSEESEANSLWIIDTAAAYIVEHGSADPFGGIRSGFEALPDAERRARAAALAGTIRGIASHDKPMVGHFTDSDVVLEFLASEKAPALAALGTSCPDHFLRTKVKPLILDLPTTASLDEQIARLHELHAEYRTDYQAYYDAHATDDSPAIRGADPLIVLIPGVGMFSYGANKQTARVAGEFYVNAINVMRGAESLSTYSPISDAEKFRIEYWALEEAKLQRMPKPKSHQGRIAFVTGAASGIGKAIATRLAAEGACVVVADLELEKAQAAAAELGSTDVAIGVSANVADADAVQAALNEAVLAFGGVDLVVNNAGLSLSKSLLETTEKDWDLQHDVMAKGSFLVSKAAARVLIDQKLGGDIIYISSKNSVFAGPNNIAYSATKADQAHQVRLLAVELGEHGIRVNGINPDGVVRGSGIFASGWGANRAATYGVKEEDLGQFYANRTILKREVVPENVADAVYVLTGPELSRTTGLHIPVDSGVAAAFLR; encoded by the coding sequence ATGACCAACCCCACCGCCGCCGCCCTGATCGCGCGCTCGAACCGACTGGGCGCCGACCCGAAGAACACCAACTACGCCGGCGGCAACACGTCCGCCAAGGGCACCGAGACCGATCCGGTCACGGGCCAGCCCGTCGAGCTGCTGTGGGTCAAGGGCTCCGGTGGCGACCTCGGCACCCTCACCGAGCAGGGCCTGGCCGTGCTGAGGCTGGACCGGTTCCGCTCGCTGGTGAACGTCTACCCCGGCGTCGACCGCGAGGACGAGATGGTCGCAGCCTTCGACTACTGCCTGCACGGCAAGGGCGGTGCAGCTCCGTCGATCGACACCGCCATGCACGGGCTCGTGGACGCCGCGCACGTCGACCACCTGCATCCGGACTCCGGCATCGCGATCGCGACCGCCGCCGACGGGCCCGAGCTGACGGCAAAGATCTTCGGCGACAAGGTCGTGTGGGTGCCCTGGCGCCGTCCCGGTTTCCAGCTGGGCCTGGACATCGCGAAGATCAAGGCCGAGCACCCGCAGGCGATCGGCTGCATCCTCGGCGGGCACGGCATCACCGCGTGGGGCGACACCAGCGAGGAGTCCGAGGCGAACTCGCTGTGGATCATCGACACCGCCGCGGCCTACATCGTCGAGCACGGCAGTGCCGACCCCTTCGGCGGCATCCGTTCCGGCTTCGAGGCGCTTCCGGATGCCGAGCGCCGGGCCCGTGCAGCGGCCCTCGCCGGCACGATCCGCGGCATCGCCTCGCACGATAAGCCCATGGTCGGGCACTTCACCGACTCCGACGTGGTGCTGGAGTTCCTGGCATCCGAGAAGGCACCGGCTCTGGCCGCACTCGGCACAAGCTGCCCCGACCACTTCCTGCGCACCAAGGTCAAGCCGCTCATCCTCGACCTGCCCACCACGGCGAGCCTGGACGAGCAGATCGCCCGCCTGCACGAGCTGCACGCGGAGTACCGCACCGACTACCAGGCCTACTACGACGCGCACGCCACCGACGACAGCCCCGCGATCCGCGGTGCCGACCCGCTGATCGTGCTGATCCCGGGCGTGGGCATGTTCAGCTACGGGGCCAACAAGCAGACCGCCCGCGTTGCCGGCGAGTTCTACGTCAACGCGATCAACGTCATGCGCGGTGCAGAGTCGCTCTCGACCTACTCCCCCATCTCGGATGCCGAGAAGTTCCGCATCGAGTACTGGGCGCTGGAGGAGGCGAAGCTGCAGCGGATGCCGAAGCCGAAGTCCCACCAGGGCCGCATCGCGTTCGTCACCGGCGCCGCATCCGGGATCGGCAAGGCCATCGCCACCCGCCTGGCCGCCGAGGGCGCCTGCGTCGTCGTCGCCGACCTCGAGCTGGAGAAGGCGCAGGCCGCCGCTGCGGAGCTCGGCAGCACGGATGTCGCGATCGGCGTGAGCGCGAACGTCGCAGACGCGGATGCCGTGCAGGCCGCTCTGAACGAAGCCGTGCTCGCGTTCGGCGGTGTCGACCTCGTGGTGAACAACGCCGGGCTGTCGTTGTCGAAGTCGCTGCTGGAGACCACCGAGAAGGACTGGGACCTGCAGCACGACGTGATGGCGAAGGGTTCGTTCCTCGTCTCGAAGGCCGCGGCACGCGTGCTCATCGACCAGAAGCTCGGCGGCGACATCATCTACATCTCCTCGAAGAACTCCGTCTTCGCCGGCCCGAACAACATCGCGTACTCGGCGACCAAGGCCGACCAGGCCCACCAGGTGCGGCTGCTCGCCGTGGAGCTCGGCGAGCACGGCATCCGCGTGAACGGCATCAACCCCGACGGCGTCGTGCGCGGCTCCGGCATCTTCGCTTCGGGCTGGGGCGCCAACCGCGCCGCCACCTACGGCGTGAAGGAAGAGGATCTGGGTCAGTTCTACGCCAACCGCACCATCCTCAAGCGCGAGGTCGTGCCCGAGAACGTCGCCGATGCCGTATACGTGCTCACCGGTCCGGAGCTGTCCCGCACCACCGGCCTGCACATCCCGGTCGACTCCGGCGTCGCGGCGGCGTTCCTGCGATGA
- a CDS encoding rhamnulokinase produces MTARAFAAVDLGATSGRVMIERLADGRVDLELVRRFPNGPVERSDGLHWHFDALFENIVAGLADAVRREPAIESIGIDSWAVDYGLLHGGALLAEPFHYRDERTAPGVEQVHGIVPFAELYRRNGLQFLPFNTLYQYRVDPRLVDADAALLIPDLIAYLLTGRQVAERTNASTTGLLDVHTSEWDTELVERLSIPASVLPELVDPGTVIGTLRPELAARIGADLPVIAVGSHDTASAVVATPLTSANSAYISCGTWGLVGLELADPVVTDAARQANFTNELGVDGRIRFLHNVAGLWLLSETVRAWEAEDGTVIDLPRLLSDAAETGAEVPLFDANDPTLSAPGDMPARIAALLGDRAPTGRPAFTRSIVESIAAAFADAVQAASALSQRDIDSIHLVGGGSLNSLLCQATADRSGLPVLAGPVEATALGNVLVQARARGAAPATLEELRRLISRTHEPVSYRPR; encoded by the coding sequence ATGACGGCGCGTGCCTTCGCTGCCGTCGACCTCGGGGCCACCAGCGGGCGGGTCATGATCGAGCGGCTCGCCGACGGACGGGTCGACCTCGAGCTCGTGCGGCGCTTCCCGAACGGGCCGGTCGAGCGGTCGGACGGACTGCACTGGCACTTCGACGCGCTGTTCGAGAACATCGTCGCCGGGCTGGCAGATGCCGTGCGCCGTGAGCCGGCGATCGAGAGCATCGGCATCGACTCCTGGGCGGTCGACTACGGGCTGCTGCACGGCGGCGCGCTGCTCGCCGAGCCCTTCCACTACCGTGACGAGCGCACCGCGCCCGGGGTGGAGCAGGTGCACGGGATCGTGCCCTTCGCCGAACTGTACCGCCGCAACGGCCTGCAGTTCCTGCCGTTCAACACCCTGTACCAGTACCGGGTGGACCCGCGGCTGGTCGACGCGGATGCCGCGCTGCTGATCCCCGATCTGATCGCGTATCTGCTCACCGGGCGGCAGGTCGCCGAGCGCACGAACGCGTCGACGACCGGCCTGCTCGACGTGCACACCTCGGAGTGGGACACCGAGCTGGTCGAGCGGCTCAGCATCCCGGCATCCGTCCTCCCGGAATTGGTCGATCCCGGCACGGTGATCGGCACGCTGCGTCCCGAGCTCGCCGCGCGCATCGGTGCCGACCTTCCCGTGATCGCCGTCGGCTCGCACGACACGGCATCCGCCGTCGTCGCCACCCCGCTCACCTCCGCGAACTCCGCCTATATCTCCTGCGGAACGTGGGGGCTGGTCGGGCTGGAGCTGGCGGACCCGGTGGTGACGGATGCCGCACGCCAGGCGAACTTCACCAACGAGCTGGGCGTGGACGGTCGCATACGATTCCTGCACAACGTCGCCGGGCTCTGGCTGCTCAGCGAGACCGTGCGCGCCTGGGAGGCCGAGGACGGCACGGTCATCGACCTGCCACGGCTGCTCTCGGATGCGGCGGAGACCGGCGCGGAGGTGCCGCTGTTCGACGCGAACGACCCCACCCTCAGCGCCCCCGGCGACATGCCCGCGCGCATCGCCGCGCTGCTCGGCGACCGCGCACCCACCGGACGACCGGCGTTCACCCGCAGCATCGTCGAGTCGATCGCCGCAGCCTTCGCGGATGCGGTGCAGGCAGCGTCCGCACTGTCGCAGCGCGACATCGACAGCATCCACCTCGTCGGCGGCGGCTCACTGAACAGCCTGCTCTGCCAGGCCACCGCCGACCGCTCCGGACTCCCGGTGCTGGCGGGCCCGGTGGAGGCGACGGCACTGGGCAATGTGCTGGTACAGGCACGTGCACGCGGTGCAGCTCCCGCCACGCTCGAAGAGCTGCGCCGGCTGATCTCGCGCACGCACGAGCCTGTGAGCTACCGACCGCGCTGA